One stretch of Arachis duranensis cultivar V14167 chromosome 1, aradu.V14167.gnm2.J7QH, whole genome shotgun sequence DNA includes these proteins:
- the LOC107463545 gene encoding uncharacterized protein LOC107463545 — translation MSRRRLFTPPSNGSGSVSASSISKRVHDRKFNGRCYCGLGVTLLQSGTAMNPGRWFVRCPNWKNSDCNFFEWVDEIEGKWEGLRRGLSKRNVQENVNEAEAEVKMLMMLGRFEAEVSKLRVWVVIMSMVVVCNIVYTLYLILRRF, via the exons ATGTCGAGGAGAAGACTTTTTACTCCACCTTCGAACGGCAGTGGTAGTGTGTCTGCAAGCTCAATTTCGAAGAGGGTGCATGATAGGAAGTTCAATGGCAGATGTTACTGTGGGTTGGGGGTGACGCTGTTACAGTCAGGAACGGCGATGAATCCTGGGAGGTGGTTCGTCCGTTGTCCCAATTGGAAG AACTCGGACTGCAACTTCTTTGAATGGGTAGACGAAATCGAAGGGAAGTGGGAGGGTCTGAGACGAGGACTATCAAAAAGAAATGTGCAGGAAAACGTTAATGAGGCTGAGGCTGAAGTGAAGATGCTGATGATGTTAGGGAGGTTTGAAGCTGAAGTTAGTAAACTTAGGGTTTGGGttgtgattatgtcaatggtGGTGGTGTGTAACATTGTCTATACTTTGTATCTGATTCTCAGGAGGTTTTGA